One genomic window of Moorella glycerini includes the following:
- a CDS encoding CoB--CoM heterodisulfide reductase iron-sulfur subunit B family protein, producing MKYAYYPGCSLEATAKEYNQSAKIVARHLGVELWEIPDWSCCGATAAHNNDHLLSLALPARNLALAEAEGLDVAVPCAACFNRLRAAEAAVRESESMRATISEIIGRDYRATNRTRAFLDVMVNEVGLEKIKEQVVKPLAGLKLAAYYGCLLVRPPELTAFDDPEDPMTMDRLVLALGGEAVSWSYKTECCGGSLATARTDIGVRMIFQILRHARDAGAEGIVTACPLCFLNLDMRQGQAAASQGEQFNLPIFYFTELMGIALGYAPKALGLTSHFVNPIPLLEAREILRHPATRRETA from the coding sequence TTGAAGTACGCCTATTACCCCGGCTGTTCCCTGGAGGCTACCGCCAAAGAATATAACCAGTCGGCTAAAATAGTGGCCAGGCACCTGGGGGTGGAGCTGTGGGAGATCCCCGACTGGAGCTGCTGCGGCGCCACTGCCGCCCACAATAACGACCACCTCCTGTCCCTGGCCCTGCCGGCCCGCAATCTCGCCCTGGCCGAAGCCGAGGGCCTGGACGTTGCCGTGCCCTGCGCCGCCTGTTTTAACCGCCTGCGGGCTGCCGAGGCCGCCGTCCGGGAGTCGGAAAGCATGCGGGCTACCATCAGTGAAATCATCGGCCGGGATTACCGGGCCACCAATAGGACCCGCGCCTTCCTGGATGTCATGGTCAATGAGGTCGGCCTGGAGAAGATTAAGGAACAGGTGGTCAAGCCCCTGGCGGGATTGAAACTGGCGGCCTACTACGGCTGCCTCCTGGTGCGGCCGCCTGAACTCACGGCTTTTGACGACCCGGAAGACCCCATGACGATGGACCGTCTGGTTCTAGCCCTGGGCGGCGAGGCCGTCAGCTGGTCCTACAAGACCGAGTGCTGCGGCGGTAGTCTCGCCACCGCCCGGACGGATATTGGGGTGCGGATGATCTTCCAGATCCTGCGCCATGCCCGGGACGCCGGGGCGGAAGGCATCGTAACGGCCTGCCCCCTGTGTTTCTTAAATCTGGACATGCGGCAGGGCCAGGCCGCCGCCTCCCAGGGCGAGCAGTTCAACCTGCCCATCTTTTACTTCACCGAATTGATGGGTATAGCCCTGGGTTACGCGCCCAAAGCCCTGGGACTGACCAGCCATTTTGTTAACCCGATCCCGCTGCTTGAGGCCAGGGAGATCCTGCGCCATCCGGCCACGAGGAGGGAAACAGCATGA
- a CDS encoding CoB--CoM heterodisulfide reductase iron-sulfur subunit A family protein, which yields MKRVGVFVCHCGTNIASVVDVKRVAEAARSLPDVVYATDYQYMCSDPGQELIRRAIKEQRLDRVVVASCSPRLHEPTFRKACESAGVNPYLFEMANIREQCAWVHAKDKEGATLKAIDLVRTAVAKARRNVPLAAGTIPITKRALVIGAGIAGMQAALDIADAGYEVILLDREPTIGGNMVKLDKTFPTLDCSAUISTPKMVAAAQHPNIQLMTYAEVESVAGYVGNFEVTIRKKARSVDPVKCTGCGTCWEKCPTKVDSEFDLGLGKRKAIYLPFPQAVPAVPVIDRVHCRQFTKGKCGVCQKVCPAKAIDYEQQDEVITEKFGAIVVATGYDLFKWEEVYGEYGYGKYPDVITGMHFERLNNASGPTGGRIVRPSDGKEPKTVVFIKCVGSRDEAKGKSYCSRACCMYTAKHAHQVLEKIPGGQAIVFYMDIRTPGKAYEEFLQRTVHEGAVYVRGRVSRVFQEGDKLIVRGEDTLLGRQVEVAADMVVLATAMVPSEGWESVAKMLGLQADKDGFFQEAHPKLRPVETFTAGVFLAGACQGPKDIPDTVSQASAAAVKVCQLFAKDEMATDPLIAAVDESICSGCAMCEQICPYKAISIKIVTERVAGRQVSRRVAAVNSGLCQGCGACSVACPSSAMNLKGFTNEQILAEVDAVCL from the coding sequence ATGAAGCGTGTCGGCGTCTTTGTCTGTCACTGCGGTACCAATATTGCCTCGGTAGTTGATGTTAAAAGGGTGGCCGAGGCCGCCAGGAGTTTGCCCGACGTGGTCTATGCCACCGATTACCAGTATATGTGCTCCGACCCGGGTCAGGAACTCATTCGCCGGGCCATTAAAGAACAGCGCCTGGACCGGGTGGTGGTTGCTTCCTGCTCGCCCCGGCTCCATGAGCCCACCTTCAGGAAGGCCTGTGAGAGCGCCGGGGTAAACCCTTACCTCTTTGAGATGGCCAACATCCGCGAGCAGTGCGCCTGGGTCCATGCCAAAGACAAGGAAGGGGCAACATTAAAGGCCATTGACCTGGTGCGGACGGCGGTGGCCAAAGCCCGCCGCAATGTTCCCCTCGCGGCCGGCACTATTCCCATCACCAAGAGGGCGCTGGTCATTGGCGCCGGTATCGCCGGCATGCAGGCGGCCCTGGATATTGCTGATGCCGGCTATGAAGTCATACTATTGGACCGCGAGCCGACCATTGGCGGCAATATGGTCAAGCTGGACAAGACCTTCCCGACCCTGGACTGTTCCGCTTGAATAAGCACGCCGAAAATGGTTGCTGCGGCGCAGCACCCTAACATCCAGCTCATGACCTATGCGGAAGTAGAGAGTGTGGCCGGTTATGTGGGCAACTTTGAAGTAACGATCCGCAAAAAGGCCCGGTCGGTAGACCCGGTGAAGTGCACCGGCTGCGGTACCTGCTGGGAAAAGTGCCCCACCAAGGTGGACAGCGAGTTTGACCTGGGTTTGGGCAAGCGCAAGGCCATTTACCTGCCCTTCCCCCAGGCGGTGCCGGCGGTGCCGGTGATCGACCGCGTGCACTGCCGCCAGTTTACGAAGGGTAAGTGCGGTGTTTGCCAGAAGGTCTGCCCGGCCAAAGCTATTGACTATGAGCAGCAGGATGAAGTTATCACCGAAAAATTCGGGGCCATTGTTGTGGCCACCGGCTATGACCTCTTTAAATGGGAGGAGGTCTACGGGGAATACGGCTACGGCAAATACCCCGATGTCATTACCGGCATGCACTTTGAACGCCTGAACAATGCCTCCGGGCCCACGGGCGGCAGGATCGTCCGGCCTTCGGACGGTAAGGAACCGAAGACGGTGGTGTTCATTAAATGTGTAGGTTCCCGGGACGAGGCCAAGGGTAAAAGTTACTGCTCCCGGGCCTGCTGCATGTACACGGCCAAGCACGCCCACCAGGTGCTGGAGAAGATCCCCGGCGGCCAGGCCATAGTTTTCTATATGGATATCCGTACCCCCGGCAAGGCTTATGAAGAGTTCCTCCAGCGTACTGTCCATGAAGGGGCCGTTTATGTCCGGGGCCGGGTGAGCCGTGTCTTCCAGGAGGGGGACAAGCTCATCGTCCGCGGCGAGGACACGTTGCTGGGCCGCCAGGTGGAGGTGGCGGCCGATATGGTCGTCCTGGCCACGGCCATGGTACCCAGCGAGGGATGGGAGAGTGTGGCCAAGATGCTTGGCCTGCAGGCGGATAAGGACGGCTTCTTCCAGGAAGCCCACCCGAAACTCAGGCCGGTGGAAACCTTTACGGCCGGCGTCTTCCTGGCCGGGGCCTGCCAGGGACCCAAGGACATCCCTGATACTGTATCCCAGGCCAGCGCCGCGGCCGTCAAGGTCTGCCAGCTCTTCGCTAAAGACGAAATGGCTACCGACCCCCTGATCGCGGCGGTGGATGAAAGCATTTGTTCCGGCTGTGCCATGTGCGAGCAGATCTGCCCCTATAAGGCCATTTCCATAAAGATCGTTACCGAACGGGTCGCCGGCAGGCAGGTGAGCCGCCGGGTGGCAGCGGTCAACAGCGGCCTCTGCCAGGGCTGCGGCGCCTGCTCGGTGGCCTGCCCGTCGAGTGCCATGAACCTCAAGGGCTTTACCAATGAACAAATACTGGCGGAGGTGGATGCGGTATGTCTGTAG
- a CDS encoding hydrogenase iron-sulfur subunit, with product MSVAAGDKGWEPRIVAFCCHWCAYAGADLAGLNRLQYPANARIVRVPCSGRVNPQFVLRAFQRGADGVLVAGUHPGDCHYVSGNYFTRRRFLLMQRVLQFMGLEPERFQARWVSGSEGPRFAEIITQMTEDIRALGPNRKLRDGA from the coding sequence ATGTCTGTAGCAGCCGGAGACAAAGGCTGGGAGCCCAGGATTGTCGCCTTCTGCTGCCACTGGTGCGCCTATGCCGGTGCCGACCTGGCGGGTTTAAACCGCTTGCAGTACCCGGCCAATGCCCGGATTGTGCGGGTACCCTGTTCCGGCCGGGTCAATCCCCAGTTTGTCCTGCGGGCCTTCCAGCGCGGTGCCGACGGCGTGCTGGTAGCCGGCTGACACCCCGGCGACTGCCACTATGTTAGTGGCAATTACTTCACCCGCCGCCGTTTCCTCCTGATGCAGCGGGTCTTGCAGTTCATGGGCCTGGAACCGGAGCGTTTCCAGGCACGCTGGGTGTCGGGTTCCGAGGGACCGCGCTTTGCCGAGATAATCACCCAGATGACGGAGGACATCCGGGCCCTGGGGCCCAACAGAAAGCTGAGGGATGGCGCATGA
- a CDS encoding 4Fe-4S dicluster domain-containing protein, whose amino-acid sequence MSSIQEQMRARARELLTRGEVKMVIGWEKGTFWYLSPPAFITEPQDCDRLVWDEFCTNNLAKYLLDYKLAEEKIALFVKGCDARGIVRLLQDNQIDREKVYLIGIKCPGVRDGRQAAALGEERRSEVPLAEKCRYCTHPEPVIYDELLQEDGGAAIREAAGAQEGRFAEVARVEAMSPDERYAFWTGAYDRCLRCYACRNICPACNCRECIFDRSQSGWCGKQMSRSENMFFAITRAMHVAGRCIECGECERVCPEGLPIMALNKKIIKDLNELFGEYEAGVDLEARPPLGQYKLDDPEEFH is encoded by the coding sequence ATGAGCAGTATCCAGGAACAAATGCGTGCCCGGGCCCGGGAGTTATTGACCAGGGGCGAGGTTAAAATGGTAATCGGCTGGGAAAAGGGTACCTTCTGGTACCTGTCACCGCCCGCCTTTATCACCGAGCCGCAGGATTGCGACCGCCTGGTGTGGGATGAGTTTTGCACCAATAATCTGGCCAAGTACCTCCTGGACTACAAGCTCGCGGAAGAGAAAATCGCCCTCTTTGTTAAGGGCTGCGACGCCCGGGGTATTGTGCGCCTCCTCCAGGACAACCAGATTGACCGGGAAAAGGTCTACCTTATCGGTATTAAATGCCCCGGCGTCAGGGATGGCCGCCAGGCGGCTGCCCTGGGGGAAGAAAGACGTAGCGAGGTACCCCTGGCCGAGAAGTGCCGCTACTGCACCCATCCCGAACCGGTAATTTATGATGAGCTCCTCCAGGAGGATGGCGGGGCCGCTATCAGGGAAGCAGCGGGTGCCCAGGAGGGCCGGTTTGCTGAAGTCGCCAGGGTGGAAGCCATGTCCCCCGACGAGCGCTATGCCTTCTGGACAGGTGCGTACGACCGCTGCCTGCGCTGCTACGCCTGCCGCAACATATGCCCGGCCTGCAACTGCCGGGAGTGCATCTTTGACCGCAGCCAGTCCGGCTGGTGCGGCAAGCAGATGAGCCGCAGCGAAAATATGTTCTTTGCCATTACCCGGGCCATGCACGTGGCCGGCCGCTGCATCGAATGCGGCGAGTGCGAGCGGGTATGCCCGGAAGGGCTTCCCATCATGGCCCTGAACAAAAAGATCATTAAAGACTTGAACGAGCTCTTCGGCGAATATGAAGCCGGAGTAGACCTGGAGGCCCGGCCACCCCTGGGCCAGTATAAACTTGATGATCCCGAAGAATTTCACTAG
- a CDS encoding 4Fe-4S dicluster domain-containing protein, whose protein sequence is MLKIAKDKLPELLQVWSGGAKVFVPQDKGGVSVFLPWEGGGKLTLDEGNTLEPPKDLFFPRTETMYHYQVQGQEASLTGVPPVDDKRVLVGVRSCDARSFLLMDDVFLTKGYVDEFYRQRRENTRVVALACTEAGPTCFCTAFGLDPGRAEGVDVQMWPVAGGYLLEGITAAGRELLDQGSALLTEAGAENIPAAAKPSLAVETSGVTEKLQRMFEHPYWTAVSRKCLGCGACTYLCPTCHCFDIQGENRGNSGYKFRCWDSCMFSEYTRMAGGHNPRPSKKERLRNRFLHKLQYFPERYGKFACVGCGRCLDRCPVNVDITRVIREVKEVTL, encoded by the coding sequence ATGTTAAAGATTGCCAAGGACAAATTACCGGAACTCCTGCAGGTTTGGTCCGGGGGGGCAAAGGTTTTTGTTCCCCAGGATAAAGGGGGAGTAAGCGTCTTCCTGCCCTGGGAGGGCGGGGGCAAGCTCACCCTGGACGAGGGCAATACCCTGGAACCGCCCAAGGACCTCTTCTTTCCCCGGACGGAAACCATGTACCATTACCAGGTGCAGGGTCAAGAGGCCAGCCTTACCGGGGTGCCCCCCGTTGATGATAAGAGGGTGCTGGTGGGGGTCCGCTCCTGTGACGCCCGCAGTTTTTTGCTCATGGACGACGTTTTCCTGACCAAAGGGTATGTCGATGAATTCTACCGCCAGCGGCGGGAAAACACCCGCGTGGTAGCCCTGGCCTGTACGGAAGCCGGCCCCACCTGCTTCTGCACGGCCTTTGGTCTTGATCCCGGCCGGGCCGAAGGGGTTGATGTCCAGATGTGGCCGGTGGCCGGCGGTTACCTTCTGGAAGGAATAACGGCGGCCGGCCGGGAGTTGCTGGACCAGGGTTCGGCCCTGCTCACAGAGGCCGGGGCCGAAAATATACCGGCAGCAGCCAAACCAAGCCTGGCCGTGGAGACAAGCGGGGTAACGGAAAAGCTGCAGAGAATGTTTGAGCATCCCTACTGGACGGCCGTCAGCCGCAAGTGCCTGGGCTGCGGCGCCTGCACCTACCTCTGCCCCACCTGCCACTGTTTTGACATCCAGGGCGAAAACCGGGGTAACAGCGGCTACAAGTTCCGCTGCTGGGATTCCTGCATGTTCTCGGAATATACCCGGATGGCCGGCGGCCATAACCCGCGGCCGTCGAAAAAGGAACGCCTGCGCAACCGCTTCCTGCACAAGCTCCAGTATTTCCCGGAGCGGTACGGCAAGTTTGCCTGCGTGGGGTGCGGCCGCTGTCTGGACCGCTGCCCGGTGAATGTCGACATTACCCGGGTAATCCGTGAGGTCAAGGAGGTGACCCTGTAA
- a CDS encoding FAD/NAD(P)-binding protein, translating to MAETARVNPLVPRTGRIIKIVDETPDVKTFHITTASGKPFTPLPGQLAMLSLLDVGEAMFSITSQGPEHLELAIKRVGMLTDALHEAEEGQTVGIRGPYGNGFPVEELKGKDLLFIGGGIGLAPVRSLINYCIEHRQDYGHLWIIYGARSPADLCFKDDLFNNWPRVENCRVDVTVDRGDAGWQGHEGFVPAFVEELHPDPAGKVAITCGPPIMIKFVLQSMEKLGYKDDQIITTLEMRMKCGIGKCGRCNLGSCYVCLDGPVFTLAQLKQLPNEY from the coding sequence ATGGCTGAAACAGCGCGGGTCAACCCCCTGGTGCCCAGGACGGGGCGCATTATCAAGATCGTGGACGAGACGCCCGATGTCAAGACCTTCCACATCACCACCGCCAGCGGCAAGCCCTTCACGCCCCTGCCGGGGCAGCTGGCCATGCTTTCCCTGCTGGACGTGGGGGAGGCCATGTTCTCCATCACTTCCCAGGGGCCGGAGCACCTGGAACTGGCCATTAAAAGGGTCGGCATGCTGACCGATGCCCTCCATGAAGCCGAAGAAGGGCAGACGGTCGGTATCCGCGGCCCCTATGGCAACGGCTTTCCCGTGGAGGAGCTGAAAGGTAAGGACCTGCTTTTCATCGGTGGCGGTATCGGCCTGGCGCCGGTACGTTCCCTGATTAACTACTGTATTGAGCACCGCCAGGATTACGGCCACCTGTGGATTATCTACGGCGCCCGCTCGCCGGCCGACCTGTGCTTTAAAGACGACCTCTTTAACAACTGGCCCAGGGTGGAGAACTGCCGGGTCGACGTGACGGTGGACCGGGGCGATGCCGGCTGGCAGGGCCATGAAGGTTTTGTGCCGGCCTTTGTGGAAGAGTTGCACCCGGACCCGGCGGGTAAAGTAGCCATCACCTGCGGGCCACCCATTATGATCAAGTTTGTCCTCCAGTCCATGGAGAAGCTGGGATATAAAGACGACCAGATTATCACCACCCTGGAGATGCGCATGAAGTGCGGCATCGGCAAGTGCGGCCGCTGTAACCTGGGTAGCTGCTACGTCTGCCTGGACGGCCCCGTCTTCACCCTGGCCCAGCTGAAGCAGCTGCCGAACGAGTATTAG